The following DNA comes from Chryseobacterium gallinarum.
GATGACCTTTGTAATTCTATCAATGAGATAACAGGCGGGAATATAGATACTTTTGAGATTTACCTGATGATCCTTGGTTCGCTGAATGTAGATATTGCATCTGTGAATAAAGAAAAACTCAATGATTTTTATTTGAAAAGTGAAGAATTATTTTTAGAATACAAACCAGTTGTTATTTTTGAAAATATTCATGATTTTTTTGAGAATATCAAAAATCAGGGAAAGACCATTAATATTCTGAGCAATACAGGATTTATCAAAGGAAAGACCATGCGGAAGTTCCTGATTCATGAAAACCTGGATCAGTACATAGATTTCCACATTTATTCAGATGAAATCAATTGTTCCAAACCGAATCCGCTTATTTTTCAGGAAGTGAAAAATAAGATCAGGAATCAGGATCTGCCATTGCATCAGATTCTTCATATCGGTGATAATCCGGTAGCAGATTATCAGGGAGCAAAAAGCTTCGGTTTCAGTGCCCATTTGCTTAAACACTAATATAACATGAATAAGAGATACAGCTTACACCACATTCATTCAGCGGATGAGTTCACTTTCTCACCGGCAGAATACAGCTATTTCAAATATGGCGATAAGTCGTATGCAGAAAAATTTGCAAAAGAATTATTTGACGGATTTATTTCCGGATACAATACACTTCTGGACACGGATAAAGAAATTGTGGTTCTCCCCAGCCCTTATATGGCGATTCCCACAGCATCCAATTTTTTATGCTTCTTTTTTAAAAAGCATTTGGACTTTTATCTGTTTCAAAAAGGAAAGAAATCAAGTATCATTTCTAAAATTAATCGTAACCATACTTATATTACTGATTATGGCAACCTTAGTTTTGAAGATCGCAAGAATCTGATTGCCAATGATACTTATTACATAGATAAAGATTTTTTAAGAGGAAAACTTTGTATTTTTATAGACGATATAAAAATTACAGGAAGTCATGAATATACAGTAACCAGGATTTTAGATCAATATAATGTGGACGCTGATTTTATGTTTCTGTATTATGCGGAGCTTATGAATCTTGATATTGATCCCAAAATTGAAAATTATTTTAATTAT
Coding sequences within:
- a CDS encoding HAD family hydrolase codes for the protein MKTDINIQNHCHFSFDLWLTLIKSHPEFKTKRVELFSSFFNVDKPIEEVAKTVKYYDDLCNSINEITGGNIDTFEIYLMILGSLNVDIASVNKEKLNDFYLKSEELFLEYKPVVIFENIHDFFENIKNQGKTINILSNTGFIKGKTMRKFLIHENLDQYIDFHIYSDEINCSKPNPLIFQEVKNKIRNQDLPLHQILHIGDNPVADYQGAKSFGFSAHLLKH
- a CDS encoding phosphoribosyltransferase family protein encodes the protein MNKRYSLHHIHSADEFTFSPAEYSYFKYGDKSYAEKFAKELFDGFISGYNTLLDTDKEIVVLPSPYMAIPTASNFLCFFFKKHLDFYLFQKGKKSSIISKINRNHTYITDYGNLSFEDRKNLIANDTYYIDKDFLRGKLCIFIDDIKITGSHEYTVTRILDQYNVDADFMFLYYAELMNLDIDPKIENYFNYYAVKNIQHIAEVMGKPSFEFNTRIVKYILGLDSSNFDYLTSKVKREQMDLLLELAISNNYHLIKEYENNINTLIQTELYYGY